In one window of Halomarina pelagica DNA:
- a CDS encoding DUF255 domain-containing protein, whose protein sequence is MDDETLVEWREWGPAPFEEARAADRPVLLSLTAPWCHWCDRMDEEAYANPSVAANVHDDFLPVRVDVDRHPRIRERYQMGGFPSTVFLTPDGDVITGATYMSTESLRRVLDRVRETWDERGEAAGRVPRALQDPDPPRGSLDGEVEGHMLEQVRDAFDEEYGGWGVDAKFPLPNAVEFALKRDRDRATRTLDAVYTHLYDTYGGGFYRYATERDWGDPHREKLLDENAAVLRAFANAYLYTGEGAYRDPALGTRDYLTTTLWTGDAFAGSQAGGDYYTLEPAARESADPPRVDGTVFADRNALAIDALLRLHAYTDDEAARRYAERALDHVRGTLLDGGQVAHYDGGATGLLSDEARLLRALATAAQVLGQSYLDDARAVADRTIERRLDDGTFLDGPTDGPGLLSRPLRPLETTVELADALVDLSLVTGEEGYRTVAREALSAFAGARHRMGVEVAAYATAASRLVRPPLVIEVADEPGSDLHRAAWRVADHEKVVVPNADGEAGTARVLADGERSAPAATPDELGRRVSQVS, encoded by the coding sequence ATGGACGACGAGACGCTGGTCGAGTGGCGCGAGTGGGGCCCGGCCCCCTTCGAGGAGGCCCGGGCCGCGGACCGCCCCGTGTTGCTCTCTCTCACCGCGCCGTGGTGTCACTGGTGCGATCGGATGGACGAGGAGGCGTACGCCAACCCGAGCGTCGCCGCCAACGTCCACGACGACTTCCTCCCCGTCCGGGTGGACGTCGACCGCCATCCGCGGATCCGCGAGCGCTACCAGATGGGCGGCTTCCCCTCCACGGTCTTTCTCACCCCGGACGGCGACGTCATCACCGGCGCGACGTACATGAGCACCGAGAGCCTCCGGCGGGTGTTGGACCGCGTCCGCGAGACGTGGGACGAGCGCGGCGAGGCGGCGGGGCGCGTCCCCCGTGCGCTGCAGGATCCCGACCCCCCGCGGGGGAGCCTCGACGGCGAGGTCGAGGGGCACATGCTCGAACAGGTGCGCGACGCCTTCGACGAGGAGTACGGCGGCTGGGGCGTCGACGCGAAGTTCCCCCTCCCGAACGCCGTCGAGTTCGCGCTCAAGCGCGACCGCGACCGCGCCACCCGGACGCTCGACGCCGTCTACACCCACCTCTACGACACGTACGGCGGCGGCTTCTACCGCTACGCGACCGAGCGCGACTGGGGCGACCCCCACCGCGAGAAGCTGCTCGACGAGAACGCGGCCGTCCTGCGCGCGTTCGCGAACGCCTACCTCTACACCGGCGAGGGGGCCTACCGCGACCCCGCGCTCGGCACGCGCGACTACCTCACCACGACGCTCTGGACGGGCGACGCCTTCGCCGGAAGTCAGGCGGGCGGCGACTACTACACGCTCGAACCGGCGGCGCGCGAGTCGGCCGACCCGCCGCGCGTCGACGGGACGGTCTTCGCCGACCGCAACGCCCTCGCGATCGACGCCCTCCTGCGCCTGCACGCCTACACCGACGACGAGGCGGCCCGCCGCTACGCCGAGCGCGCCCTCGACCACGTCCGGGGGACGCTCCTCGACGGCGGCCAGGTCGCGCACTACGACGGCGGCGCGACGGGGCTGCTGTCCGACGAGGCGCGACTCCTCCGCGCGCTCGCGACCGCCGCGCAGGTGCTCGGCCAGTCGTACCTCGACGACGCGCGCGCGGTGGCCGACCGGACGATCGAGCGACGACTCGACGACGGCACCTTCCTCGACGGGCCGACCGACGGTCCCGGGCTGCTCTCCCGGCCGCTCCGTCCTCTGGAGACGACGGTCGAACTCGCCGACGCGCTGGTCGACCTGTCGCTCGTGACCGGCGAGGAGGGGTACCGAACCGTCGCGCGGGAGGCGCTCTCCGCGTTCGCGGGCGCGCGCCACCGCATGGGCGTGGAAGTGGCCGCCTACGCGACCGCCGCGTCGCGGCTCGTCCGCCCGCCGCTCGTGATCGAGGTGGCCGACGAACCCGGCAGCGACCTCCACCGGGCGGCGTGGCGCGTCGCCGACCACGAGAAGGTGGTCGTCCCGAACGCCGACGGCGAGGCGGGCACCGCGCGCGTGCTCGCGGACGGCGAGCGCTCCGCCCCCGCCGCGACGCCCGACGAACTCGGCCGTCGCGTCTCCCAGGTTTCGTAA
- a CDS encoding PfkB family carbohydrate kinase, with translation MDPTSRATYEALPDALDANSPVGVTAFPDGSVDRRCRVRVGADTAIDDRATFGGRIEAGASKAFRLEPGEGEPGGQAVNMAVQAHALSDDVTLYGHLDHPTLSDFPFDAVSMGDPARVSVCEFEEGDVVLTEESRDLTGWTLDDLRDVADLDAAFGADVVCCGNWVSVPGMDDALRAAADHLVADVFVLDPGDVTGSSEGALLDLLDALASLASGWTRTVLCANRAETDALAAAVGAREVDLGEGLAAVRERADLAGVVCHDVAAATAATPDEVVHVANLDTDETVRETGGGDRFTAGFAHGLAVGWDWRSALALGNACASYYVERGETIRRGEVRPYLREYL, from the coding sequence ATGGACCCCACGTCGCGAGCGACCTACGAGGCGCTCCCCGACGCGCTCGACGCGAACAGCCCGGTCGGCGTCACGGCGTTCCCGGACGGGAGCGTCGACAGGCGCTGTCGGGTGCGCGTCGGTGCCGACACCGCGATCGACGACCGCGCCACCTTCGGCGGGCGCATCGAGGCGGGCGCGTCGAAGGCGTTCCGCCTCGAACCGGGCGAGGGCGAACCCGGCGGCCAGGCGGTCAACATGGCCGTACAGGCCCACGCGCTCTCCGACGACGTGACGCTCTACGGCCACCTCGATCACCCGACGCTCTCTGACTTCCCGTTCGACGCGGTCTCCATGGGCGATCCCGCCCGCGTCTCCGTCTGCGAGTTCGAGGAGGGCGACGTCGTCCTCACCGAGGAGTCGCGCGACCTCACCGGCTGGACGCTCGACGACCTGCGCGACGTCGCGGACCTCGACGCCGCGTTCGGCGCGGACGTGGTCTGCTGTGGCAACTGGGTGTCGGTCCCGGGGATGGACGACGCGCTGCGCGCCGCCGCCGACCACCTCGTCGCCGACGTGTTCGTGCTCGACCCGGGGGACGTCACCGGGAGCAGCGAGGGCGCGCTCCTCGACCTGCTCGACGCGCTCGCGTCGCTCGCGTCGGGGTGGACGCGAACCGTCCTCTGCGCCAACCGAGCGGAGACGGACGCCCTCGCCGCGGCGGTCGGGGCGCGGGAGGTCGACCTCGGCGAGGGACTCGCCGCCGTGCGCGAGCGCGCCGACCTCGCGGGCGTCGTCTGCCACGACGTCGCGGCGGCGACGGCGGCGACGCCCGACGAGGTGGTCCACGTCGCCAACCTCGACACGGACGAGACCGTGCGAGAGACCGGCGGCGGCGACCGGTTCACCGCCGGGTTCGCCCACGGGCTGGCGGTCGGGTGGGACTGGCGGTCGGCGCTCGCGCTCGGCAACGCCTGCGCCTCCTACTACGTCGAGCGCGGCGAGACGATCCGGCGCGGCGAGGTCCGCCCCTACCTCAGGGAGTACCTCTGA
- a CDS encoding MmgE/PrpD family protein, with amino-acid sequence MVTTTELATFVREVEYEALSEDAIEELKKRVLDSVGIAVGAMDAEPPERVRDTVEELNADGPCRFWGSDRRGSPPDAAMLNTTLTRYLDFMDSFLAPGETPHPSDNIAGIVACGEARGASGRDLVEAVGVAYEVQGELAWNAPVRDRGWDHVTHTVISAACGAGAIAGLDEEQLRNAVGIAGTAHNALRVTRTGGINEWKGVASANAARNAVYSVYLAKHGMEGPTDLFEGQKGWKQTVSGDFEVDLDPACSRVFDTMTKRYVAETYAQSAVEGIIELAVGHDIDPETVDSIHLDTFAGAKLIIGGGEGSRYEVETKAQADHSLPYMLAAALIDREMTNEAYEPERIQSDDVQTLLRAVEVEEDPELTERFEHGEMPAVIDVELEDGTTYHVEKADFNGHPNNPMSWEQIEEKFEATTRGRYDEDRRREIVETVRSLEEHDVADLVALID; translated from the coding sequence ATGGTCACGACAACCGAACTCGCGACGTTCGTCCGGGAAGTCGAGTACGAGGCGCTATCCGAGGACGCGATCGAGGAGTTGAAGAAACGCGTCCTCGACTCGGTCGGCATCGCCGTCGGCGCGATGGACGCGGAGCCGCCCGAGCGCGTCCGCGACACCGTCGAGGAACTGAACGCCGACGGCCCGTGTCGCTTCTGGGGGTCGGACCGGCGCGGATCGCCGCCGGACGCCGCCATGCTGAACACGACGCTGACCCGCTACCTCGACTTCATGGATTCCTTCCTCGCCCCCGGCGAGACGCCCCACCCCAGCGACAACATCGCGGGGATCGTCGCCTGCGGCGAGGCGCGAGGCGCGAGCGGACGCGACCTCGTCGAGGCCGTCGGGGTGGCCTACGAGGTGCAGGGCGAACTCGCCTGGAACGCCCCCGTCCGGGACAGGGGCTGGGACCACGTCACCCACACCGTCATCTCGGCCGCGTGCGGCGCGGGCGCGATCGCCGGCCTCGACGAGGAGCAACTGCGCAACGCGGTCGGCATCGCCGGGACGGCGCACAACGCCCTCCGGGTGACGCGGACCGGCGGGATCAACGAGTGGAAGGGCGTCGCCAGCGCCAACGCCGCCCGCAACGCCGTCTACTCGGTCTACCTCGCGAAGCACGGCATGGAGGGGCCGACCGACCTCTTCGAGGGGCAGAAGGGCTGGAAGCAGACCGTCTCGGGCGACTTCGAGGTGGACCTCGATCCGGCCTGTTCGCGCGTCTTCGACACGATGACGAAGCGCTACGTGGCCGAGACGTACGCCCAGTCGGCCGTCGAGGGCATCATCGAACTCGCGGTGGGACACGACATCGACCCCGAGACCGTCGACTCGATCCACCTCGACACGTTCGCGGGCGCGAAGCTCATCATCGGCGGCGGCGAGGGCTCGCGCTACGAGGTGGAGACGAAGGCCCAGGCCGACCACTCCCTGCCGTACATGCTCGCGGCGGCGCTCATCGACCGCGAGATGACGAACGAGGCCTACGAACCCGAACGTATCCAGAGCGACGACGTACAGACGCTCCTGCGCGCCGTCGAGGTCGAGGAGGATCCGGAACTCACCGAGCGCTTCGAGCACGGCGAGATGCCCGCCGTCATCGACGTCGAACTCGAGGACGGCACGACCTACCACGTCGAGAAGGCCGACTTCAACGGCCACCCGAACAACCCCATGTCGTGGGAGCAGATCGAGGAGAAGTTCGAGGCGACGACCCGCGGGCGCTACGACGAGGACCGCCGGCGCGAGATCGTGGAGACCGTGCGCTCGCTCGAAGAGCACGACGTCGCCGACCTGGTCGCGCTGATCGATTGA
- a CDS encoding aldo/keto reductase: MPLSTVPLGRTGTTVSSIAFGTWRFGRETDTGEVEVDRDRAHELLDAYAAAGGNFVDTADMYGDGLSEEWIGDWLAERDREDFVIASKVYWPTREDDPNGRGIGRKHLRRQIGVVLDRLGTDYLDLLYCHRFDDQTPPEEFMRTLDGFVDDGRANYLGASTFEPNAWEVARANEIADRRNYEPFTIAQPRYNLVNREVEGNYADMCEAYGMGICPWSPLAGGFLTGKYERDRDMPEGTRGAESDRFADRYLSEANFDALDVVRAVADEVGASPAQVSIAWLMHHPQVTAPIVGARTVEQLEENLAADEVSLSDEQFRRLAEAKEYSPMG, from the coding sequence ATGCCTCTGAGCACCGTTCCGCTCGGACGAACCGGTACGACGGTGAGCAGCATCGCCTTCGGGACGTGGCGGTTCGGCCGCGAGACCGACACCGGCGAGGTGGAGGTCGACCGCGACCGCGCCCACGAACTCCTCGACGCCTACGCCGCGGCGGGCGGGAACTTCGTCGACACCGCCGACATGTACGGCGACGGACTGAGCGAGGAGTGGATCGGCGACTGGCTCGCGGAGCGCGACCGCGAGGACTTCGTGATCGCCTCGAAGGTGTACTGGCCGACCCGCGAGGACGACCCCAACGGGCGGGGCATCGGGCGAAAACACCTCCGCCGGCAGATCGGCGTCGTCCTCGACCGCCTCGGCACCGACTACCTCGATCTCCTCTACTGCCACCGCTTCGACGACCAGACGCCCCCCGAGGAGTTCATGCGCACGCTCGACGGCTTCGTCGACGACGGGAGGGCGAACTACCTCGGTGCCTCGACCTTCGAGCCGAACGCCTGGGAGGTCGCCCGCGCGAACGAGATCGCCGACAGGCGAAACTACGAGCCGTTCACGATCGCACAGCCGCGCTACAACCTCGTCAACCGTGAGGTCGAGGGCAACTACGCGGACATGTGCGAGGCCTACGGGATGGGGATCTGCCCATGGTCGCCGCTCGCCGGCGGCTTCCTCACCGGGAAGTACGAGCGCGACCGCGACATGCCCGAGGGGACGCGCGGCGCGGAGAGCGATCGGTTCGCCGACCGCTACCTCTCCGAGGCGAACTTCGACGCCCTCGACGTGGTCCGCGCGGTCGCCGACGAAGTCGGCGCGAGCCCCGCGCAGGTGTCGATCGCCTGGCTCATGCACCACCCGCAGGTCACCGCGCCGATCGTCGGCGCGCGGACCGTCGAGCAACTGGAGGAGAACCTGGCCGCGGACGAGGTGTCGCTGTCCGACGAGCAGTTCCGGCGGCTGGCGGAGGCGAAGGAGTACTCGCCGATGGGCTGA
- a CDS encoding HalOD1 output domain-containing protein — translation MPDGTDSGTDGGPPDREVLSRGRYDVDDAESLLGTVTAVIGDVLGEDPMRLEPPLASVAEWDALETLLTTQSDGTPAIDYVAFSYRGLEIFIYGDGEVFICAET, via the coding sequence ATGCCCGACGGTACGGATTCGGGGACGGACGGCGGACCGCCGGACCGGGAGGTGTTGAGCCGGGGGCGGTACGACGTGGACGACGCCGAGTCCCTCCTGGGGACGGTCACCGCCGTGATCGGCGATGTACTCGGCGAGGACCCGATGCGCCTCGAACCGCCGCTCGCGAGCGTCGCCGAGTGGGACGCCCTGGAGACGTTGCTCACGACGCAGTCGGACGGAACGCCGGCGATCGACTACGTCGCCTTCTCGTACCGCGGACTCGAGATCTTCATCTACGGCGATGGGGAGGTCTTCATCTGCGCCGAGACGTGA
- a CDS encoding glycosyltransferase yields MASASVIVPAYRPDSRRLAGYVRKLDARLDLAEIRIELDVPRRGTLDRLADLPVTSNAVAERRGKGAAITAGFDALDAEVLAFVDADGSTPVDEIAAILDPVTTGSADLAVGSRRHPDAVVESHQTHARRHLGDAFAWLARRVLDVPLYDYQCGAKAITADAWDAVREHVREPGFAWDIELVTLVGALGRHVEEVPIRWRDHPKSTVAPVGTSLSMARGLFAARRRARRLRDDRVADALAGDATTRADPHR; encoded by the coding sequence ATGGCGTCAGCCAGCGTGATCGTTCCCGCCTACCGGCCGGATTCCCGTCGACTCGCGGGGTACGTCCGCAAGTTGGACGCGAGGCTGGATCTCGCGGAGATCCGTATCGAACTCGACGTCCCGCGGCGCGGGACGCTCGACCGGCTCGCGGACCTCCCGGTGACGAGTAACGCCGTCGCCGAGCGCCGCGGGAAGGGCGCGGCGATCACCGCGGGCTTCGACGCGCTCGACGCGGAGGTGCTCGCGTTCGTCGACGCCGACGGGAGCACGCCCGTCGACGAGATCGCCGCGATCCTCGATCCGGTGACGACCGGGAGCGCCGACCTGGCGGTCGGCTCGCGCCGCCACCCCGACGCGGTCGTCGAGAGCCACCAGACCCACGCCCGCCGGCACCTCGGCGACGCGTTCGCCTGGCTGGCGCGGCGCGTGCTCGACGTGCCGCTGTACGACTACCAGTGCGGCGCGAAGGCCATCACGGCGGACGCGTGGGACGCCGTCCGGGAGCACGTCCGCGAACCGGGATTCGCCTGGGACATCGAACTCGTGACGCTGGTCGGCGCGCTCGGACGGCACGTCGAGGAGGTGCCGATCCGCTGGCGCGACCATCCGAAGTCGACGGTCGCGCCCGTAGGGACCTCGCTGTCGATGGCTCGCGGGCTGTTCGCGGCGCGCCGTCGCGCCCGCCGCCTCCGGGACGACCGGGTCGCGGACGCGCTCGCGGGCGACGCGACCACCCGCGCCGATCCGCACCGATGA
- a CDS encoding FxsA family protein, with protein MLRVIGLLLLIPLLDILVLVALATRIGAVATVALVVLTALVGLLLVRAEGRHTLRKIQEKLTRGEVPDDEVVDGGLLVASGAFLLTPGIVTDLVGLLLVLPPTRYSIRLAVKKFVVTPYVDAKTGGIYTGGVYTAGFPRDDPDDYDTYDNDTYDMGDDEYSVDRGSGSDN; from the coding sequence ATGCTCCGGGTCATCGGGCTGCTGTTGCTCATCCCCCTCCTCGACATCCTGGTGCTCGTCGCGCTCGCGACGCGGATCGGGGCGGTGGCGACCGTCGCGCTCGTCGTGCTGACGGCGCTCGTCGGCCTCCTGCTCGTCCGGGCGGAGGGTCGCCACACGCTCCGGAAGATCCAGGAGAAGCTCACCCGGGGGGAGGTCCCCGACGACGAGGTCGTGGACGGCGGGTTGCTCGTCGCGTCGGGTGCCTTCCTGCTCACGCCGGGGATCGTGACGGACCTCGTCGGCCTCCTGCTCGTGCTCCCGCCGACGCGCTATTCGATCCGCCTGGCGGTGAAGAAGTTCGTCGTCACCCCCTACGTGGACGCGAAGACTGGCGGGATCTACACGGGCGGGGTCTACACGGCCGGCTTCCCCCGGGACGATCCCGACGACTACGACACCTACGACAACGACACCTACGACATGGGCGACGACGAGTACAGCGTCGATCGCGGCTCCGGCAGCGACAACTGA
- the mptA gene encoding GTP cyclohydrolase MptA: MSKQLPDVQASSPEVTVGLNRVGVTGVEKLVKIDREERRPIVLMAEFEVYVDLPAWRKGADMSRNMEVIDETLEAAVSQTAYRVEDVCGDAAERLLAKHEYTTEAEVRMEATYVVHDRTPASNRPTQSTADIIASATATDEGTREAIGARVVGMTVCPCSQGMSAARARETLRELGVDDDTVETFLERVPQPGHSQRGHATLTVESEGSPDVDLHDVIDVARDSMSARIYNLAKRPDEDHMTYDSHADAKFVEDCVRAMAEGVVERFPDLPDDAVVTMRQSNDESIHQHNAHAERVAEMETLRAELNGDHDLLRRGDA, translated from the coding sequence ATGAGCAAGCAGCTGCCGGACGTCCAGGCGTCCAGCCCGGAGGTGACCGTCGGGCTGAACCGGGTGGGCGTCACCGGCGTGGAGAAGCTCGTTAAAATCGATCGCGAGGAGCGCCGTCCGATCGTGCTGATGGCGGAGTTCGAGGTGTACGTCGATCTCCCGGCGTGGCGCAAGGGGGCGGACATGAGCCGCAACATGGAGGTCATCGACGAGACGCTGGAGGCGGCCGTCAGCCAGACCGCCTACCGCGTCGAGGACGTCTGCGGCGACGCGGCCGAGCGCCTCCTGGCGAAACACGAGTACACCACGGAGGCGGAGGTACGCATGGAGGCGACGTACGTCGTCCACGACCGCACGCCCGCGTCGAACCGCCCCACGCAGTCGACGGCCGACATCATCGCCAGCGCGACCGCGACCGACGAGGGGACGCGGGAGGCCATCGGCGCGCGCGTCGTCGGCATGACGGTCTGTCCCTGCTCGCAGGGGATGTCCGCCGCCCGCGCCCGCGAGACGCTGCGCGAACTCGGCGTCGACGACGACACGGTCGAGACGTTCCTCGAACGCGTCCCCCAGCCGGGACACTCCCAGCGCGGCCACGCGACGCTCACCGTCGAGAGCGAGGGGTCGCCCGACGTGGACCTCCACGACGTGATCGACGTGGCGCGCGACTCGATGAGCGCCCGCATCTACAACCTCGCAAAGCGCCCCGACGAGGACCACATGACGTACGACTCCCACGCCGACGCGAAGTTCGTCGAGGACTGCGTCCGCGCCATGGCCGAGGGTGTCGTCGAGCGCTTCCCGGACCTCCCGGACGACGCCGTCGTGACGATGCGGCAGTCGAACGACGAGTCCATCCACCAGCACAACGCCCACGCCGAGCGCGTCGCCGAGATGGAGACGCTCCGGGCGGAACTGAACGGCGACCACGACCTTTTACGACGAGGAGACGCCTGA
- a CDS encoding NAD(+)/NADH kinase, with amino-acid sequence MRVGIVAQKDNARAAGLASDIHDAVPAEVVLDSATAAATGLDGIPVDEMDACDLVVSIGGDGTFLFAARGARDTPIMGVNLGEVGFLNATAPEESVETVAAVVDAYESGTMDVLTMPRVQATGEGWTLPPSLNEVVVMGRQRGHGNGIDVETRVDGARYADGRADGVLVATPTGSTAYNLSEGGPLVHSATDALVVTEMCARGGMPPLVVDAGRTVTLRIEGGNGAVVVGDGRLTREIEPPAEVTIRRAETPLRIAGPDLEFFAALGKLD; translated from the coding sequence ATGAGAGTCGGCATCGTCGCGCAGAAGGACAACGCCCGGGCCGCGGGGCTCGCGAGCGACATCCACGACGCGGTACCCGCCGAGGTCGTGCTCGATTCGGCGACGGCGGCCGCGACCGGGCTCGACGGGATCCCGGTCGACGAGATGGACGCGTGCGATCTCGTGGTGAGCATCGGCGGCGACGGTACCTTCCTCTTCGCGGCCCGCGGCGCGCGCGACACCCCGATCATGGGCGTGAACCTCGGCGAGGTGGGCTTTCTGAACGCCACTGCGCCCGAGGAGAGCGTCGAGACGGTCGCCGCCGTCGTCGACGCGTACGAGTCGGGGACGATGGACGTGCTGACGATGCCGCGCGTGCAGGCGACCGGCGAGGGCTGGACGCTCCCGCCGTCGCTCAACGAGGTGGTCGTGATGGGACGACAGCGCGGCCACGGCAACGGGATCGACGTCGAGACGCGCGTCGACGGCGCGCGCTACGCGGACGGGCGCGCCGACGGCGTCCTCGTCGCGACGCCCACGGGGAGCACCGCCTACAACCTCAGCGAGGGCGGCCCGCTCGTCCACTCGGCGACGGACGCGCTCGTCGTCACCGAGATGTGCGCCCGCGGGGGGATGCCGCCGCTCGTCGTGGACGCCGGGCGGACGGTGACCCTCCGGATCGAGGGCGGGAACGGAGCCGTCGTCGTCGGGGACGGCCGACTCACCCGCGAGATCGAACCGCCGGCCGAGGTGACGATTCGGCGCGCGGAGACGCCGCTTCGCATCGCCGGGCCGGACCTGGAATTCTTCGCCGCGCTCGGGAAACTCGACTGA
- a CDS encoding TrmB family transcriptional regulator, translated as MASLRDLGLSEYEARAYRALLTTGPTTAKELSGVSDVPMGRIYDVLNSIEQYNLVRSQSASRPKKYVAVEPETALNRLLEDKKRELTEKESQYETIVSELVGELDATEPVDERFWTAAVGPGETADLLVERIAAADARIEMVASTLSQQFDVDDLGERVAAELERALDRGVEISLLMRPRLVDDLPASVGRRYRTVLSPHDRFDCRTSDDVSGSFTIIDDHEVVIEVAHPLREADSLAMIDLKDREFAGDVREEFAPRWEEATPLSF; from the coding sequence ATGGCAAGTCTCCGAGACCTCGGGCTGTCCGAGTACGAGGCGCGGGCGTACCGGGCCCTGCTGACGACCGGACCGACAACCGCGAAGGAGTTGTCCGGGGTCAGCGACGTCCCGATGGGACGCATCTACGACGTGCTGAACAGCATCGAGCAGTACAACCTCGTGCGCTCTCAGAGCGCCTCGCGCCCGAAGAAGTACGTGGCCGTCGAACCGGAGACGGCACTCAACCGCCTGCTCGAGGACAAGAAGCGCGAACTCACCGAGAAGGAATCGCAGTACGAGACCATCGTCTCCGAACTCGTCGGCGAACTCGACGCCACCGAACCGGTCGACGAGCGGTTCTGGACCGCCGCAGTCGGGCCGGGCGAGACGGCTGACCTCCTCGTCGAGCGCATCGCCGCCGCCGACGCGCGCATCGAGATGGTCGCCTCCACGCTCTCCCAGCAGTTCGACGTGGACGACCTCGGCGAGCGCGTCGCGGCCGAACTCGAACGCGCGCTCGACCGCGGCGTCGAGATCTCCCTCCTGATGCGCCCGCGACTGGTCGACGACCTCCCCGCCTCCGTCGGCCGCCGCTATCGGACGGTCCTCTCGCCGCACGACCGCTTCGACTGTCGCACCAGCGACGACGTGAGCGGGAGCTTCACGATCATCGACGATCACGAGGTCGTCATCGAGGTGGCACACCCCCTCCGCGAGGCCGACTCGCTGGCGATGATCGATCTCAAGGACAGGGAGTTCGCCGGCGACGTGCGCGAGGAGTTCGCCCCGCGGTGGGAGGAGGCGACCCCGCTTTCCTTCTAG
- a CDS encoding GtrA family protein, with protein sequence MSAGLGARIESLLSWVRVGRFLSVGAVGAVCDNAVLALLSLGFDVTPEVAKLVGAETAILLMFVLNERWTFAGAGDATTTAVLRRLLTSNLVRLGGVLVAVAVFSLVLRSVPIQLLVFGVDVWLIVANGVGILVGMVVNYVLESTLTWRVTGADG encoded by the coding sequence ATGAGCGCGGGCCTCGGCGCGCGGATCGAGTCGCTGCTGTCCTGGGTCCGAGTCGGCCGGTTCCTCTCCGTCGGCGCGGTGGGTGCGGTGTGCGACAACGCCGTCCTCGCGCTGTTGTCCCTCGGGTTCGACGTGACGCCCGAGGTGGCGAAGCTCGTCGGCGCGGAGACGGCCATCCTCCTCATGTTCGTCCTCAACGAGCGCTGGACGTTCGCCGGCGCGGGTGACGCCACTACCACGGCGGTCCTGCGTCGCCTGCTCACGTCGAACCTGGTGCGGCTCGGCGGCGTCCTCGTCGCGGTCGCCGTCTTCTCGCTGGTGCTGCGGTCGGTCCCCATCCAGCTGCTCGTTTTCGGGGTCGACGTCTGGCTCATCGTCGCCAACGGGGTCGGTATCCTCGTCGGGATGGTCGTCAACTACGTGCTCGAGAGTACGCTCACCTGGCGCGTGACGGGCGCTGACGGGTGA
- a CDS encoding phosphosulfolactate synthase: MADRAFDFLRVNDRPEKPRERGITEIRGPYYDPMGPRELRDILETMGRYVDIYKFSGGSFALMPEEAVRELIDTCHEFDVQVSTGGFIEHVLIADRDKVEDYVEEAGELGFDIVEVSSGFLAIDIDDMVALTEMVQDHGLKAKPEINVQFGAGGASSVEELESEAAIDPASAIEEAHRHLEAGAYKIMVESEGITERVREWRTDVAFAIANEVGVENCVFEAADPEVFEWYIKNFGPNVNLFVDNSQIVECECMRSGLWGKKSTWGRIASYSRD, encoded by the coding sequence ATGGCCGACCGAGCCTTCGACTTTCTGCGCGTGAACGATCGACCGGAGAAACCCCGCGAGCGGGGGATCACCGAGATCCGTGGGCCGTACTACGATCCCATGGGGCCGCGCGAACTCCGCGACATTCTCGAGACGATGGGGCGGTACGTGGACATATACAAGTTCTCGGGCGGTTCGTTCGCCCTGATGCCCGAGGAGGCCGTCCGGGAGCTGATCGACACCTGCCACGAGTTCGACGTGCAGGTCTCGACGGGGGGATTCATCGAGCACGTTCTGATCGCGGACCGCGACAAGGTGGAGGACTACGTCGAGGAGGCGGGCGAACTCGGCTTCGACATCGTCGAGGTGTCCTCGGGCTTCCTCGCCATCGACATCGACGACATGGTTGCGCTCACCGAGATGGTCCAGGACCACGGTCTGAAGGCGAAGCCCGAGATCAACGTCCAGTTCGGCGCGGGCGGGGCGTCGAGCGTCGAGGAACTGGAGAGCGAGGCCGCGATCGACCCCGCGAGCGCCATCGAGGAGGCCCACCGGCACCTGGAGGCCGGCGCGTACAAGATCATGGTCGAGTCCGAGGGCATCACCGAGCGCGTCCGGGAGTGGCGCACGGACGTTGCGTTCGCGATCGCGAACGAGGTCGGCGTCGAGAACTGCGTCTTCGAGGCCGCCGACCCGGAGGTGTTCGAGTGGTACATCAAGAACTTCGGCCCGAACGTGAACCTGTTCGTCGACAACTCCCAGATCGTCGAGTGTGAGTGCATGCGCTCGGGACTGTGGGGCAAGAAGTCCACGTGGGGGCGCATCGCCAGCTACTCGCGGGACTGA